Proteins co-encoded in one Rubidibacter lacunae KORDI 51-2 genomic window:
- a CDS encoding aspartyl/asparaginyl beta-hydroxylase domain-containing protein, producing MTDWVKAIATSPAVRALEKAIPDYSLVGDRTFFTTDQFPWSERLEANWLTIRQELEGVLDRVGELPNFQDIMPRQQRITQDNGWKTFYFYAFGFVAQGNCDRCPQTWKLLQNIPGLKVAFFSILSPGKHIPEHYGKHKGLIRYHLGLIVPEPRSACRIRVGEEIATWEEGKSLIFDDTFPHEVWNDTDGYRAVLFLDIARPLRFPLSLVNWIVSQILRFSPLAREAKNNYLAWERRFETSSSS from the coding sequence ATGACAGATTGGGTTAAGGCGATCGCGACCAGTCCGGCCGTCCGAGCGCTTGAAAAAGCGATTCCGGACTACTCCTTAGTGGGCGATCGCACCTTTTTTACGACCGATCAATTTCCGTGGTCGGAGCGTTTGGAAGCGAATTGGTTGACGATCCGCCAGGAGTTGGAAGGAGTGCTCGATCGCGTCGGCGAGTTGCCGAATTTCCAGGACATCATGCCCCGACAGCAGCGCATCACGCAAGATAATGGTTGGAAAACCTTTTATTTCTATGCGTTTGGGTTTGTCGCGCAAGGGAACTGCGATCGCTGCCCGCAAACGTGGAAGCTACTGCAGAACATTCCGGGGTTAAAAGTCGCGTTTTTCTCGATTCTCAGTCCGGGCAAGCACATTCCCGAGCACTACGGAAAGCATAAAGGGTTGATTCGCTATCATCTGGGGTTGATAGTTCCCGAGCCGCGATCGGCGTGTCGCATTCGCGTAGGCGAAGAGATTGCCACCTGGGAGGAAGGTAAAAGTTTGATCTTCGACGATACGTTTCCTCACGAGGTTTGGAACGACACCGATGGCTATCGCGCTGTGCTGTTTTTAGATATCGCCCGTCCGCTCCGGTTTCCACTATCGTTGGTCAATTGGATTGTGTCGCAGATTTTGCGGTTCTCGCCGTTGGCTCGGGAGGCGAAGAACAATTACCTCGCCTGGGAACGACGGTTTGAAACTTCAAGTTCATCCTAG